The genomic window GTCAAGACATATGTGCAAGAGGATCTCTTTGCACATATGTCTTGACTGAATAAGGGATGGGATTGTAAAGTTGGAGCACCTCGGTTTTAAAATCCGGAGGAGGGTCCGTGTCGATCTCCACTTTGATCTTCAAATTCTGAGACCTATTAGTCCTTTGAACGATTTCCGGTGATGCCTCCACTGCCAGGAGACTCTCTTTTGTGTTGGCTTTGAGAAAGGCAGATTTTATAGCTGAGTCCTCAACCTTCTCCTTGGGTCTGAACTCAGATTCAAACCCATACGCCTTCAACTCCCTGACCACGGCATTTTCGTATGCTCCAAGATCAAAATCTTTGTTTGGTAATAGTAGCGAAAAGTCCATATCCTCTGAGAACCGGTCCAGCTTATACATGATGCGCATTGCCGTACCACCATAGAAGGCTGCTTTTTCAAAAAACTTTGCTCGACTCAGACCGAGTAAAGCGATCTCCTGCAGTATCTCTCGTAGTGCCTGGACATATTCCTCCCCTGTCTCAGGTGAGTATTTCTGCAGCATTATCTCTATGGCAGGATTCACTATTCTCCCTTTCCTTGGGTACTCATGATCAGCTGTGCCAAGATCCGGATCTTCCTGGATCTATACGCGTCCGCGATCCTCCGGACCTCATTTGAATCCAACTTTGTCAACGCATCCCATTCGATTCGGAGGTTTTCCTCGAGATAAATACGCATATTCCTCTGTGTGCTTAGCTCCACACCGTGCATAAGCTTCAACTTGTCCGCCAGTGCCTTTTCCGGGGAAGCTATCAGATACGCTCTCCGATTATCGATCTCAATTCGATTCACACCAATGTGATATCCATTTTCTGGAACACGATGGTAGGTAAACATCCCCAGTGTGGTATAGAACTTTCTTGATGGGCCGAGACACACAGCTGTCACGGCTTCTACACGCTCCGGAATCAATCCATGATACTGCAAAGCATATTCCAATGAAATACAGGAGGGTCCATAGATGAGGTTACTCAATATTTCTCGAGAAACCGGCTTGCTTCTGTATCCTTCGCCAAATACATATAGACCCTTCTTGACCCTACGCACTACCCCCTGCTTCATCAGAGTTGTGACATGGTCTCTCGGTTTGGCATAATCACGTAGCTCGTGCATTAATATCTGATAATCGAACTCAGGTGTTTCGATCCTACTCCATATCGCTTGACTCATATTCATATTTCAATCATTAAGGCTTTTTCACCCCTCCTCTTCCTTTGAATATATATTATTATATATAGTATGTCCAGATTTTATGGACATACTATAGTTACTTATTGTTTTTATTTTTAAATAA from Candidatus Neomarinimicrobiota bacterium includes these protein-coding regions:
- a CDS encoding nucleotidyl transferase AbiEii/AbiGii toxin family protein, which codes for MNPAIEIMLQKYSPETGEEYVQALREILQEIALLGLSRAKFFEKAAFYGGTAMRIMYKLDRFSEDMDFSLLLPNKDFDLGAYENAVVRELKAYGFESEFRPKEKVEDSAIKSAFLKANTKESLLAVEASPEIVQRTNRSQNLKIKVEIDTDPPPDFKTEVLQLYNPIPYSVKTYVQRDPLAHMS